In Prunus dulcis chromosome 1, ALMONDv2, whole genome shotgun sequence, the following are encoded in one genomic region:
- the LOC117614790 gene encoding transcription factor bHLH77-like, with protein MGKDRTATPSWNPSSFGMEMQSNELNCGSQQLPNSLFNANWDNSMDQSDPFESALSSIVSSPAASNAAIAAGKGGGDGEMIRELIGRLGSICNSGEISSHSYMCGNNSTNTSCYSTPLNSSPKLNLSMIDPQMRGNLPIPGNHLPSHPSLAPFQADPGFVERAARFSCFGGGNFGGLNGQVNLNEAELAYRSMPKIDSGKLSRASSNQSLKVAAGSQLGVQESNKSSPQGGNSAPDKKFGRFSRSSTPENAELGDSREGSSVSEQIPGGDMSVKAENVTNSRKRKPVARGKAKETSSSPSVKDGKVVAEKEEPNSKRSKTDEASGNEKAAAKAKIEPSGGSKATGDGAQKQTKDNSEPPEAPKDYIHVRARRGQATDSHSLAERVRREKISERMKFLQDLVPGCNKVTGKAVMLDEIINYVQSLQRQVEFLSMKLSTVNPRMDLNMEALLSKEILQSRGSLQNALYQLDSAIPSFPLGYQPQQLPPLHSSSISSGTETQFPESPLNAAMRQSQGMQLPTFDRFGGTAPQAPQFFEDDLQSVVQMGFGQIQQESLHGSMASAQMKVEL; from the exons ATGGGAAAGGACAGAACAGCCACACCCTCTTGGAACCCTTCGAGTTTTGGCATGGAAATGCAGTCCAATGAGCTCAATTGTGGCTCACAGCAGCTCCCCAATTCTCTTTTTAATGCCAATTGGGACAATTCAATGGATCAGAGCGATCCCTTTGAGTCTGCCTTGAGCTCCATTGTTTCTTCTCCGGCGGCGTCCAACGCCGCCATCGCTGCGGGCAAAGGCGGCGGCGACGGAGAAATGATTAGAGAACTAATTGGAAGATTAGGAAGCATTTGTAATTCAGGAGAAATATCTTCACACTCTTACATGTGTGGCAATAACAGCACTAACACTTCATGTTATAGCACCCCATTGAACTCTTCACCTAAGCTGAACCTGTCAATGATTGATCCACAGATGAGAGGCAATTTGCCAATTCCTGGAAATCATTTACCTTCACATCCAAGTTTGGCACCTTTTCAAGCTGACCCTGGATTTGTTGAGAGGGCTGCAAGGTTTTCCTGCTTTGGTGGTGGCAATTTTGGTGGCCTCAATGGGCAGGTCAACTTGAATGAAGCTGAACTGGCTTATAGATCAATGCCAAAAATTGATTCTGGCAAGCTTTCCAGAGCTTCCAGCAACCAATCACTTAAAGTTGCTGCTGGATCTCAATTGGGTGTTCAAGAAAGCAACAAAAGCTCTCCCCAGGGTGGGAATTCAGCTCCTGATAAGAAATTCGGCAGGTTTTCGAGGTCCTCCACCCCAGAAAATGCTGAATTGGGTGATTCAAGGGAAGGATCATCAGTTTCTGAGCAGATCCCAGGTGGGGATATGAGTGTGAAAGCAGAAAATGTGACCAATTCCAGGAAAAGGAAACCTGTTGCAAGAGGAAAAGCCAAAGAAACCTCTTCATCTCCCTCTGTTAAAGATGGCAAG GTTGTGGCAGAAAAAGAGGAACCAAATTCCAAGAGAAGCAAAACAGATGAAGCTTCTGGGAACGAAAAGGCAGCTGCAAAGGCAAAGATAGAGCCCAGTGGAGGTTCCAAAGCTACAGGGGATGGGGCTCAAAAGCAAACAAAGGATAATTCAGAGCCTCCTGAGGCTCCAAAGGACTATATCCATGTCAGAGCCAGAAGGGGTCAAGCTACTGATAGCCATAGTCTTGCAGAAAGA GTTcgaagagagaaaattagcGAAAGGATGAAATTTCTTCAAGATCTTGTTCCTGGTTGCAACAAG GTAACTGGAAAAGCAGTGATGCTAgatgaaattataaattatgtGCAGTCATTGCAGCGCCAAGTTGAG TTTCTTTCAATGAAATTGTCAACTGTAAATCCCAGAATGGATCTGAACATGGAGGCTCTTCTGTCAAAGGAG ATTCTTCAATCTCGTGGGTCTTTACAAAATGCCCTTTACCAATTAGATTCTGCAATACCTTCATTCCCTTTAGGGTACCAGCCGCAGCAACTGCCACCTTTACATAGCAGCAGCATCTCTAGTGGGACAGAGACACAATTTCCAGAGAGCCCTCTAAATGCTGCAATGCGTCAAAGTCAAGGCATGCAGTTACCTACATTTGATAGATTTGGTGGAACAGCACCTCaa GCTCCACAATTCTTTGAGGATGACCTTCAAAGTGTGGTTCAGATGGGATTTGGCCAGATTCAGCAGGAGAGCCTTCATG GTTCAATGGCTTCAGCCCAGATGAAAGTTGAGCTATAA
- the LOC117616549 gene encoding LOW QUALITY PROTEIN: U11/U12 small nuclear ribonucleoprotein 35 kDa protein (The sequence of the model RefSeq protein was modified relative to this genomic sequence to represent the inferred CDS: deleted 1 base in 1 codon), whose translation MQMSGRNVNVNSVFYAEAYHPVQAGSIDGTDILPHDNAVYRAFLCSSAGLYDPLGDPKLIGDPYCTLFVGHLSHLTTEQSLRKALSKYGRVKDLRLVRHIVTGASRGYAFVEYETEREMQRAYKEAHHSFIDDSEVIVDYNRQQLMPGWIPRRLGGGLGGKKESGQLRFGGRERPFRAPLRSIPYDDLERLGIPPPPEGRYMSRYQVPSPPRRKRSSVDREEGIHKRSMERGANMRKSSPVEKEEMSHKRSMDPEDHSFKRSSVETEHHRNRSSIDRAELSHKRTSRDRDDRSHKGTSPIAMRDPLAMITIKICNWERHQGVMETPTKERSHY comes from the exons atgCAAATGAGCGGGCGAAACGTAAATGTAAACTCAGTGTTTTACGCGGAGGCGTATCATCCGGTTCAAGCGGGAAGCATAGACGGCACCGACATTCTCCCTCACGACAACGCTGTCTACAGAGCCTTCCTTTGCTCCTCCGCTGGCCTCT ATGACCCCTTGGGCGATCCCAAGCTCATCGGCGACCCTTATTGCACCCTCTTCGTCGGCCACCTCTCTCACCTCACCACCGAACAATCTCTTCGCAAG GCTTTGAGCAAGTATGGTCGAGTGAAGGACTTGCGCTTGGTCAGGCACATTG TAACTGGTGCCTCACGCGGCTATGCATTTGTTGAATATGAAACCGAAAGGGAGATGCAGCGTGCATATAAG GAAGCTCACCATTCCTTTATTGATGATTCTGAAGTTATAGTTGATTACAACAGACAGCAGTTGATGCCAGGGTGGATTCCAAGAAGATTAG GAGGGGGTCTTGGTGGTAAGAAGGAATCTGGACAACTTCGTTTCGGAGGACGTGAAAGACCATTTCGAGCACCTCT GCGTTCAATCCCGTATGATGATTTAGAGAGACTTGGGATCCCACCTCCTCCAGAAGGAAGATACATGTCACGCTATcag GTCCCATCCCCACCCAGAAGGAAAAGGAGCTCTGTGGATAGGGAGGAAGGTATTCATAAAAGGTCCATGGAGAGGGGAGCGAACATGCGCAAAAGCAGTCCTGTGGAGAAGGAAGAAATGTCTCACAAAAGATCTATGGACCCAGAGGACCATTCATTCAAAAGGAGCTCTGTTGAGACAGAACACCATCGCAACAGGAGCTCCATTGACAGAGCAGAGCTCTCTCACAAGAGGACCTCGAGGGATAGGGATGATCGTTCTCACAAG GGCACAAGTCCCATCGCCATGAGAGATCCACTAGCCATGATCACTATTAAGATTTGCAATTGGGAACGGCACCAAGGAGTCATGGAAACACCCACTAAGGAGAGGAGTCACTACTAG
- the LOC117614939 gene encoding kinesin-like protein KIN-12B, which translates to MKHFMQPRNTILREATEPTSSPNPSYGKPRPPRKPKASKENAQPSDPNSMASDSKPSPAAKLKSPLPPRPPPSNPLKRKLSVDSQTENSVPGTSDSGVQVVVRMRPPRKDKDEGEMMVQKLSSDSLSINGQTFTFDSVCDTDSSQLDIFQLVGAPLVENCMAGFNSSVFAYGQTGSGKTYTMWGPANALLDENLSSDQQGLTPRVFERLFARLNEEQIKHADKQLNYQCHCSFLEIYNEQITDLLDPNQKTLQIREDVKSGVYVENLTEECVRTIKDVTQLLIKGLSNRRTGSTSINAESSRSHTVFTCVVESQYTNVANGTSSFKTSRINLVDLAGSERQKLTGAAGERLKEAGNINRSLSQLGNLINILAEISQTGKQRHIPYRDSRLTFLLQESLGGNAKLAMVCAISPTQSCKSETFSTLRFAQRAKAIKNKAVVNEVTQEDVNHLREVIRQLRDELQRIKANGNNPVASNGGHSAAWFRQSLNLLKASLKPQMTLPRVDDDSDEEMEIDEEAVERLCVEVSNQTVVSEANNRADANNVETMKSHSQPVACEMGSSDGPQDYTSGSGCIKEQGCDTDVNMEEGISEQEGDMIVECVADTPVIPCANASDLHNLIEYTSVQPAQEENILKSSISSLLNEKSASKRGHEGSSCPSSDPPGEASGCLSVADECIGSPNGLVNCVSPCLSIVPCNVSPVLKSPTPSVSPRVNASRKSLRTSSMLTASQKDLTGGSTLSPEAMHVSLVKPAINSSSDDVSAQTCKNFSAPAEQLAASIRNGLEIIGSHRHSSALRRSSFRFSLKPSESRLTLPVSKADVGVQTSHEIVEENSVEFMCNNCKNRMQLEVKEVNEISDMQLVPVDGSESADKSKIQVPKAVEKVLAGAIRREMALEDICAKKTSEIMQLNRLVQQYKHERECNAIIAQTREDKILRLESLMDGVLPTEEFMEEELVSLTQEYKLLKEKYENHPELLRTKIELKRVQDELDNLRSFCDMGEREVLLEEIQDLRSQLQYYVDCSSTSARTRKSMLQLTYSRDPNVAPLSTIPESTEESAEQKLEQERKRWTEVESNWISLAEELKVELEASRSLAEKTMQELETEKKCAEELKEAMQLAMEGQSRMLEQYADLEEKHMQLLARHRTIRDGVEDVKKAASKAGVRGAESKFINALAAEISALRVERERERRYLRDENKGLQAQLRDTAEAVQAAGELLVRLKEADEAVATAQKQAMEAKQEADKAYVKIEKLKKKHEKEISSLNELLAQSRLPKEGIRPATDDGSHMPKYDVGEPHSLSDQRWKEEFEPFYNGEDGELRKLTEPSSWFSGYDRCNI; encoded by the exons ATGAAGCACTTCATGCAGCCGAGAAACACTATATTGAGGGAGGCGACGGAGCCTACCTCGTCGCCAAACCCTAGCTACGGCAAGCCCAGGCCACCTCGGAAGCCCAAGGCCTCCAAGGAGAATGCTCAGCCGTCGGATCCGAACTCCATGGCCTCCGATTCGAAGCCTTCGCCAGCGGCGAAATTGAAGAGTCCATTGCCGCCTCGGCCACCGCCGTCGAACCCTCTCAAGCGGAAGCTCAGCGTTGACTCTCAGACCGAAAACTCTGTCCCTGGGACCTCCGATTCTGGTGTCCAG GTAGTAGTGAGAATGCGACCGCCACGAAAGGATAAGGATGAAGGAGAGATGATGGTACAGAAATTATCTAGTGACTCTTTGTCGATAAATGGACAGACCTTCACATTTGACTCGGTTTGCGACACAGACTCTTCACAG CTAGATATTTTCCAGCTTGTAGGAGCACCTctagttgagaattgtatggCAGGTTTTAACAGTTCTGTATTTGCATACGGACAG ACGGGAAGTGGAAAGACATATACCATGTGGGGTCCAGCCAATGCCTTGCTGGATGAAAATCTATCAAGTGATCAACAAGGGTTAACCCCTCGTGTTTTCGAGCGTCTTTTTGCTCGCTTAAATGAG GAGCAAATCAAGCATGCTGACAAACAACTCAATTATCAGTGCCACTGTTCTTTTCTCGAG ATTTACAATGAACAAATCACAGATCTTTTGGATCCAAATCAAAAAACCCTTCAG ATAAGAGAAGATGTTAAATCAGGTGTCTATGTCGAAAATCTCACGGAAGAGTGTGTACGCACTATCAAAGATGTGACTCAGCTTCTGATAAAG GGCTTGTCAAACAGGAGGACAGGTTCAACTAGTATCAATGCAGAGAGTTCCCGTTCACATACTGTATTTACCTGTGTGGTTGAATCTCAATACACG AATGTGGCAAATGGTACAAGCAGCTTTAAAACCAGCAGAATAAATCTTGTTGATCTAGCTGGGTCAGAGCGTCAGAAGTTAACAGGTGCAGCAGGAGAACGCCTGAAGGAAGCAGGCAATATCAATCGATCACTCTCACAGCTTGG GAACCTGATAAACATTCTTGCTGAAATTTCTCAAACGGGAAAGCAAAGGCATATCCCCTATAGAGATTCCAGGCTGACATTCTTATTACAGGAGTCACTTGGGGGAAATGCAAAATTAGCGATGGTCTGTGCTATTTCTCCAACACAAAG CTGCAAGAGTGAGACTTTCAGTACATTGAGGTTTGCACAGCGTGCTAAGGCTATCAAGAACAAGGCAGTTGTTAATGAAGTAACGCAGGAAGACGTGAACCACCTGCGTGAGGTGATACGGCAGCTAAGG GATGAACTACAACGGATTAAGGCAAATGGTAACAATCCAGTTGCTTCGAATGGAGGTCACAGTGCAGCATGGTTTCGTCAGAGTTTGAATTTACTGAAGGCTAGCCTTAAACCACAAATGACATTACCTCGTGTCGATGATGACAGCGATGAAGAGATGGAGATTGATGAGGAAGCTGTTGAGAGGCTTTGTGTTGAAGTAAGTAACCAGACAGTTGTTAGTGAAGCTAACAACAGAGCTGATGCAAACAATGTAGAAACAATGAAATCACATTCACAACCTGTGGCTTGTGAAATGGGAAGCTCTGATGGCCCTCAAGACTATACGTCTGGAAGTGGTTGTATCAAAGAACAAGGTTGTGATACAGATGTTAATATGGAAGAAGGAATATCCGAACAAGAAGGGGACATGATTGTTGAATGTGTTGCTGACACCCCAGTTATTCCCTGTGCTAATGCATCGGATCTTCATAATCTTATAGAATATACCTCTGTGCAGCCTGCTCAGGAAGAAAATATTCTAAAATCCTCCATCAGTAGTTTGCTAAATGAAAAATCAGCGAGCAAAAGAGGGCATGAAGGTTCTTCATGTCCATCCTCTGATCCTCCTGGAGAAGCGTCTGGCTGCCTTTCAGTTGCAGATGAATGCATCGGTTCTCCAAATGGCTTAGTTAATTGTGTTTCTCCATGCCTGAGCATAGTTCCATGCAATGTATCCCCAGTCCTAAAGTCTCCTACCCCCAGTGTTTCACCCAGGGTCAACGCCAGCAGGAAAAGTTTGAGGACCTCATCAATGCTGACTGCTTCTCAGAAGGATCTTACTGGTGGAAGTACATTAAGTCCAGAGGCCATGCACGTATCTTTGGTAAAACCTGCAATAAATAGTTCATCAGATGACGTATCTGCGCAAACATGTAAGAACTTTTCGGCACCAGCTGAACAGTTGGCAGCAAGCATTCGCAATGGCCTTGAAATTATTGGTAGTCACCGCCATAGTTCAGCTTTGAGGAGGTCGTCATTCAGGTTTTCATTGAAACCTTCAGAGTCTAGGCTGACTTTGCCAGTTTCTAAAGCTGATGTGGGTGTGCAAACTAGTCATGAAATAGTTGAAGAAAATTCAGTGGAATTTATGTGTAATAATTGCAAGAACAGAATGCAGCTAGAGGTCAAGGAGGTCAATGAAATTTCAGATATGCAATTAGTACCTGTTGATGGGTCAGAGTCTGCTGACAAATCCAAGATACAAGTTCCCAAA GCCGTGGAGAAGGTTTTAGCGGGAGCTATTAGGAGAGAAATGGCATTAGAAGACATATGTGCCAAGAAAACTTCTGAGATAATGCAGCTCAACCGTTTG GTGCAGCAGTACAAGCATGAGAGAGAATGCAATGCCATTATAGCCCAGACAAGGGAGGATAAAATTCTACGCCTTGAGAGCCTTATGGATGGTGTTTTACCCACTGAGGAGTTCATGGAGGAAGAGCTAGTGTCTCTCACACAAGAGTATAAG cttttgaaggaaaaatacGAGAATCACCCAGAACTTTTGAGGACAaagattgaattgaaaagAGTTCAAGATGAGCTGGACAATTTACGAAGTTTCTGTGATATGGGTGAAAGGGAAGTGTTGTTGGAAGAGATTCAAGACTTGAGAAGCCAGCTACAGTATTATGTGGACTGTTCATCCACATCAGCCCGGACACGGAAGTCTATGCTGCAGTTGACCTATTCACGTGACCCCAATGTGGCTCCTCTTAGTACAATTCCAGAGTCAACTGAGGAAAGTGCTGAACAGAAACTTGAACAAGAGAGAAAACGGTGGACTGAGGTAGAGAGTAACTGGATTTCTCTGGCTGAAGAGTTGAAAGTTGAACTTGAGGCCAGCAGATCACTGGCTGAAAAGACAATGCAAGAATTAGAAACTGAGAAGAAATGTGCAGAAGAGCTCAAGGAAGCAATGCAACTTGCGATGGAGGGGCAATCACGGATGTTGGAGCAGTATGCAGATTTGGAAGAGAAACATATGCAACTGCTTGCAAGGCATAGAACAATACGGGATGGAGTGGAGGATGTGAAGAAAGCAGCTTCTAAGGCAGGAGTCAGAGGTGCTGAGTCAAAGTTCATAAATGCTCTCGCTGCAGAAATTTCAGCATTGAGAgtagaaagagaaagagagaggagatatCTTAGGGATGAAAATAAGGGGCTTCAGGCACAATTGCGGGATACTGCTGAAGCCGTGCAGGCTGCGGGGGAATTACTTGTGCGACTCAAAGAAGCAGATGAGGCTGTTGCTACTGCTCAG AAGCAAGCTATGGAGGCCAAGCAAGAAGCAGACAAGGCTTACGTGAAGattgaaaaactgaagaaaaaacATGAGAAGGAGATTAGCAGTCTCAATGAACTCCTTGCCCAGTCTCGTTTACCCAAAGAAGGAATCCGACCTGCTACTGATGATGGTTCTCATATGCCAAAATACGATGTGGGCGAGCCCCATAGTTTAAGTGATCAACGATGGAAAGAGGAATTTGAACCATTCTACAATGGGGAAGATGGCGAGTTACGAAAACTCACAGAACCCTCATCATGGTTCTCCGGTTACGACCGGTGCAACATATAG
- the LOC117614895 gene encoding 40S ribosomal protein S8, which produces MGISRDSMHKRRATGGKKKAWRKKRKYELGRQPANTKLSSNKTVRRIRVRGGNVKWRALRLDTGNFSWGSEAVTRKTRLLDVVYNASNNELVRTQTLVKSAIVQVDAAPFKQWYLQHYGVEIGRKKKTAAAAKKDAPEEGEVTTEEAKKSNHVARKLEKRQQGRTLDAHIEEQFGGGRLLACISSRPGQCGRADGYILEGKELEFYMKKLQRKKGKGAGAAA; this is translated from the exons ATGG GTATCTCACGTGACTCGATGCACAAGAGACGTGCCACTGGAGGCAAGAAGAAGGCatggaggaagaagagaaa GTATGAGCTCGGCCGTCAGCCTGCAAATACTAAGCTTTCAAGCAACAAGACTGTTAGGCGAATCCGTGTGCGGGGAGGCAATGTGAAGTGGAGAGCTCTCAGGTTGGATACTGGTAACTTCTCATGGGGTAGTGAAGCTGTTACTCGTAAAACCCGTCTCCTGGATGTTGTATACAATGCCTCAAACAATGAACTTGTTAGAACCCAAACTCTGGTGAAAAGTGCCATTGTCCAGGTGGATGCAGCTCCATTTAAGCAATGGTACCTTCAACATTACGGAGTTGAAATTGGCAGAAAGAAGAAgactgctgctgctgctaagAAGGATGCCCCAGAG GAGGGAGAAGTAACTACAGAGGAAGCAAAGAAGAGTAACCATGTTGCGAGAAAGCTTGAGAAGCGTCAGCAAGGTCGCACCCTGGACGCCCATATTGAAGAGCAGTTTGGGGGTGGGAGATTGCTTGCTTGCATATCTTCCCGTCCAGGCCAATGTGGCAGAGCTGATGG GTACATCTTGGAAGGTAAGGAACTGGAGTTTTACATGAAGAAGCTCCAGAGGAAGAAGGGAAAGGGTGCTGGTGCTGCTGCATAA